A genomic segment from Triticum dicoccoides isolate Atlit2015 ecotype Zavitan chromosome 1A, WEW_v2.0, whole genome shotgun sequence encodes:
- the LOC119269391 gene encoding uncharacterized protein LOC119269391 encodes MISILAQERLLGFALGSVSMGGFVLHQRRSIYRSLADADAASGGASFSYQTSATTGRGVSAEMAHVWNKAVDETLGRLVVYLSSRGW; translated from the exons ATGATCAGCATCCTCGCGCAG GAGCGCCTCCTCGGGTTCGCCCTGGGCTCCGTCTCCATGGGGGGTTTCGTCCTCCACCAGCGCCGCTCCATCTACCGCTCCCTTGCCGACGCCGACGCGGCCTCTGGGGGAGCATCCTTCTCCTATCAG ACAAGTGCAACCACCGGTAGAGGAGTTTCAGCTGAGATGGCTCACGTATGGAACAAGGCAGTGGACGAGACACTTGGCCGGCTTGTTGTGTATCTTAGCTCGCGTGGATGGTAA